The DNA region AGTTAGTTCAACTCGCGCATCCTGCGCCGGGACGTCAAGCGTCGTTGCTTTCAATATTTACCGCAAATCCACGTGAGATCGCACTCTGGGTGGCTCTCTTGGCGGGAGCAGTGCCCGCACTGGCGGCATTCTGCGTACATTTTCAATCGGCATTTCGTGAAACATCTCGCGAAATTTCCATAAAGAAGCGCCTTGCCGACGCGCTAAAAATCCACTACAGGACCACTCCGACCGCCTGGGATTACATTGCTCGTGAGGGCGGGTGCTTTATCCGCGTTCGCTTGTCGGATGGCGTATACTTCGGCGGATGGATTGACGAACAAAGTTTCGTGAGCGGCTACCCGGAGCCGAAGGATATTTTTATACGCTCTCAGTGGGCCCTGAATGAAAAGGGAGTCTTTCTTCATAAGATCCAGGGCACACGCGGGGTGTACATACCAGTGT from Amycolatopsis sp. EV170708-02-1 includes:
- a CDS encoding DUF6338 family protein: MSFDKPKVTRANLNDLKEGCRHRGTQDACPWRRIRDDDFGAGGCFLIPGTSYQLIVAVALVLPGIVFGTTLQRLRGPTPEDKDASTRILRAIAVGAALDVLYALAFGPKLVQLAHPAPGRQASLLSIFTANPREIALWVALLAGAVPALAAFCVHFQSAFRETSREISIKKRLADALKIHYRTTPTAWDYIAREGGCFIRVRLSDGVYFGGWIDEQSFVSGYPEPKDIFIRSQWALNEKGVFLHKIQGTRGVYIPVSDGVVVEWLSMPDQVEDGSSVEPLKQRNKKLRSINSE